The DNA segment CGTCGGCGTGACCGTGAGCGTCGGTGTCAGGGTGACGGTCGACGTCGGGGTGGCGGTCGGTGTGTGAGTCGGCGTCGGGGTTGGAGTGGCGAACAAGGAGAACGGACCTGAGCACCCGGCCAAGACTGCGGATAGAAAGATCCATCCCGCCGCGCGCCCGCTGATGCCCAACCCAAAGTCGCCCATTCTCGCCCTCCTGACTGCTAGGCATTCTACGCGACCGGCTGCAGGCGAATCAATCCACCGAAGGCCCCAGTCTGCCTGTGGGGGCCTATGGCCGCAGGTTCTGGGGGCGGGCCCCCCGACCTGGAGCCCCTGCCGGAGTTTGGCCGCGCTCGGGGTTCTCGAGTGACCACTCCGGATCGGCTGCGCCCGTTTGCGCAAGGAGCACCGGCCCGTAGGGGTACATGGGAGTGGGTAGACTCCAGGACTGGTCCGCCCGGCGGGAACCCGGCATCGAGGACGGGCCTCACGAGGAAGCCCCAGCTGCCGTCAGGCGCCGCCGGATCTCGGTCCCCTGGCGTCGCACCGGCCTCTAGCGCAGGGAGATGGGCAGACCCCGGCTGAGAGTCCGGAGTGCCCATCGCTGGACGGCGCTGCGCCGGGAACCTGGCTTCAGGCGCCGACCGAGCAGCTGCGTTGGATGCGCCAGCGGCCGACAGGGACGCGCTCGGAGATCGGGGCTGGATCAGCCTTTCTGCCGCACCGGATGGCGGAGGACGGTTCTCAGCTTCTCTGGCGCGGCGCGCATTGGGTCTCCCAGGTAGATCTCGTGGTGTCTTCCCCGGAGGGCCAGTCGCTGTTCGGCCGCGAAGTCATCCATCTTCTTGAGGGTGCGCGGCTCCTGGGCATAGGGCCCAATGTGCAGCGCCTGGATGCACAGGCCCTCGTGCAACCGGCGCAGCCGCACCCTGGCAATGGCGGGGTTGGGCTTCTTCTCCTTCAGGCGGACGATCGCCTGGCTGAACATCTTCGGCGTGATGTGCTCCGGCTGTAGGATCATGGCGGTGTATTTCCAGGGCTGCCCGGGATCGAAGTAGCTGCCCCGGCTTACCCACCACAGCGCCTCGAGCGCCATGACCGGGTAGTCGATCGGGTTCACCTTCCGCTGCTTCGACATGAACTTCAGCGTATAGGAGATTCCGTACAGGGCCTGCAATGCATCCCGGAATCCCGGGCTGTCGGACGGTCCCTGGCCGGGCTCGATCACGCCGTTGATCATGGCGAACTGCAGTTCCGGGACATCGAGCAAGACAACCTTCTTGGCCGGCGCAACATACAACGACCGGTACTTCTTGCGCAGATCGAGTTTCTTCATCGCTTGACCCCTTCTGCTAGTTTGGCTCCACCCTTACTCCAGCCAGCGCCAGGAGGCGAGGACCTGCTGGACTACGGCCTTGTCCACCAGGTAGGCCGCTTGGGTCGTCCCAGCCCGAGTCCAGTCCCCGCCATAGTTGTAACGGAAGTCATTCAGCCGGGCGACGAAGAACTCGTAAACGAAAGAACCATCGTCGAGGCTGTAGACCTGGGTGCCATCCGCCGTCAGGGCCGCTGTGCCGATGGTGATCGCCTCCTCCGTCGACCGAAGCTCGTAGCTGCCGACGCCGCTGATGCCGCAGGGCATCGAGTACTTCCCTCCCCGTTCCTCAGGCGCGCCTACATAAAGGTAGGCCGTGCCGTAGCGGATGCCGGCGCACAGCGCCTCGGGATAGGCGGCCTCCAGTGTCGGAACGTACTGTCCCGGCTCCAAGCCGGCCGGCAGTTCATCCGTCGGATAGCCTGTGACGCCTACGGTGACCAGCTCGGCCTCGGCCGGGTAATCGAAGGCATAGCCCAACATCTCGTTGCGGTACGTCAGCCAGCCGGTGGGTGGCGTCGGGGTGGCCGCAACCTCCGGGATCTCAACCGTGGGTAGCACCGGGACGGTCGGTGAAGGGAGTTCCAGGATGGTTGGCGAAGAGAGGGCAGCCACGGTCGGCGCCTCGGACGCCGGTGGCGGCGGGCTCCAGTTGCAGGCCAGCGCCGTCCCCAGCAAGATCAAGGCAAGAGGGGCAGCGGGATTGCGAAAGCGGAGAGAGGCTCGCATGTCAGTGGACTCCTACGGAAGTCACGATTGTATGCCTGTGCCGGATCGGCGCCAATCCCCAGCCCCCGCCGGCAGCAGGTCGGGGCTCGTCCGAAGGCGAGAGTTGGAGTAGCATGTCAGCTTCTCCGCCCGGCGGCCGGGGCTGCGTGAGGGCATGTGACATCTTCAGTCGTGCAGAAGGCCCAAGGAATCTACCGCGAGTTCACGCCTCGTTTCTGGATCCTCGTCGGGGCCCACTGGATCAACGGTATCGGGCGGACGATGATCTTCCCCTTCTTCGCCTTGTACGTCACCCAGAAGTTCGACGTGGGCATGACTCAGGCGGGGATCCTGCTGGCGGTGTTCTCCATTTCCGGCATGGTGGGCAACCTCGCCGGAGGCGCTCTCACGGACCGCTTCGGGCGACGGTCCATGGTTCTCTTCGGGCTGGTGTTCTCTGCCTTCAGCAGCCTGGCCCTGGGCCTGGTGGGGGACCTGCGGGGCTTCTTCGTGCTGGCGGTGGTCGTCGGTTTCCTCTCCGACATCTCAGGCCCCGCCGAAGGCGCCATGGTCGCCGACCTTCTCCCGGAAGAAAAGCGAGCGGAGGGATTCGGCGTGCTGCGCGTTGCCGGCAACCTGGCCTGGATCGTCGGGCCGACCATCGGCGGGCTCCTGGCCACTCGGTCCTACCTGCTGCTCTTCATCCTGGACGCGATCTGCAGCTCGATCACCGCGCTCATCATCTACAAGATGATCCCGGAAACCCGGTCTGCGGCGGCCGCCGCGGCCACCGAACAGGAGTCGGTCAGCCAGACCTTCCGCGGCTACGGCCGGGTGCTCTCCGATTCGGTATTCCTGCTTTTCCTGGCGGTATGTATGCTGATGAACCTGGTCTACCTGCAGATGTACAGCACTTTCTCGGTGTACCTGCGGGATGTCCATGGCATCGGCGCGCGTGGTTACGGCCTGGTGATGAGTTTGAATGCATGCCTGGTGGTCATCCTGCAATTTCCGGTGACGCGCGCCGTCAAGCGTTACCCGGCGATGCTGGTGATGTCCCTGGGAACCGTCCTGTACATGGTCGGCTTCACTGCCTTCGGCCTGGTAGAAACCTACATCTTATTCGTGGTCGCCAT comes from the Anaerolineales bacterium genome and includes:
- a CDS encoding MFS transporter, yielding MTSSVVQKAQGIYREFTPRFWILVGAHWINGIGRTMIFPFFALYVTQKFDVGMTQAGILLAVFSISGMVGNLAGGALTDRFGRRSMVLFGLVFSAFSSLALGLVGDLRGFFVLAVVVGFLSDISGPAEGAMVADLLPEEKRAEGFGVLRVAGNLAWIVGPTIGGLLATRSYLLLFILDAICSSITALIIYKMIPETRSAAAAAATEQESVSQTFRGYGRVLSDSVFLLFLAVCMLMNLVYLQMYSTFSVYLRDVHGIGARGYGLVMSLNACLVVILQFPVTRAVKRYPAMLVMSLGTVLYMVGFTAFGLVETYILFVVAMLVITFGEMIVIPVGHALVVQLAPEAMRGRYIAVFGISWALPQATGPWVAGIILDNYNPNLVWYLCGALAAMAALGFVYLHGRSRIRLAAAIPEPSLKTTAA
- a CDS encoding GyrI-like domain-containing protein; its protein translation is MKKLDLRKKYRSLYVAPAKKVVLLDVPELQFAMINGVIEPGQGPSDSPGFRDALQALYGISYTLKFMSKQRKVNPIDYPVMALEALWWVSRGSYFDPGQPWKYTAMILQPEHITPKMFSQAIVRLKEKKPNPAIARVRLRRLHEGLCIQALHIGPYAQEPRTLKKMDDFAAEQRLALRGRHHEIYLGDPMRAAPEKLRTVLRHPVRQKG